A genomic region of Mycobacterium sp. Aquia_213 contains the following coding sequences:
- a CDS encoding alpha/beta hydrolase family protein, whose amino-acid sequence MGERVTFQSSTGANLAGVIEVPETPARGWGVFAHGFTLGKDCPAASRISKQLASDGIGMLRFDALGLGGSDGNWGDGSFTVKVDDVVQACEFMADRGTPADILVGHSWGGAAVIAAAMRAPGVRSVVTVAAPFDPSHVEKHYDAVVDRCLAVGSVEWLVGGRKLTLKRAFVEDVRAAHLHDKIKGLRLPLLILHSPTDNTVGIDNASEIFRLARHPRSFVSLEGSDHLLTVPGQAHRAGRIIGAWADAYLGVDEGT is encoded by the coding sequence ATGGGCGAACGCGTCACGTTCCAAAGCTCCACGGGCGCGAATCTGGCGGGGGTCATCGAGGTCCCGGAAACTCCCGCGCGCGGTTGGGGGGTGTTCGCGCACGGCTTCACGCTCGGCAAGGACTGCCCGGCCGCGTCCCGGATCTCCAAGCAGCTGGCGTCCGACGGCATCGGCATGCTGCGCTTCGACGCGCTCGGGCTCGGTGGATCGGACGGGAACTGGGGCGACGGGTCGTTCACCGTCAAGGTCGACGACGTCGTGCAGGCATGCGAGTTCATGGCCGACCGTGGAACGCCGGCCGACATCCTGGTCGGACACTCGTGGGGTGGCGCCGCGGTGATCGCCGCGGCGATGCGGGCGCCGGGCGTGCGGTCCGTCGTCACGGTGGCAGCACCGTTTGACCCCAGCCATGTCGAAAAGCATTACGACGCAGTGGTTGACCGCTGCTTAGCCGTGGGCAGCGTCGAGTGGCTGGTCGGTGGGCGCAAGCTGACCCTCAAGCGCGCATTCGTCGAGGATGTCCGCGCGGCGCACCTGCACGACAAGATCAAAGGCTTGCGGCTGCCGTTGCTGATTCTGCACTCGCCGACGGACAACACCGTCGGCATCGACAACGCGAGCGAGATCTTCCGGTTGGCCCGCCACCCGCGCAGCTTCGTCTCGCTGGAGGGTTCCGATCACCTGCTGACCGTCCCCGGCCAAGCGCACCGGGCCGGCCGAATCATCGGCGCCTGGGCCGACGCCTACCTAGGGGTCGACGAGGGAACGTAG
- a CDS encoding TetR/AcrR family transcriptional regulator, whose protein sequence is MNGQRTRTPGPEAAEKVLEAAAALLGSGGVDAVSTRAVASAAGVQPPTIYRQFGDKQGLLDAVTGYVLQSYLEDKRRAVVTDDPVQDFRDSWDLHVGFGLTHPDCYILAYVQPHPGRMPALARESIEILHGLIARIGDYGLLKMSVKRAVEYVHAAAVGYVLAQVRVPVEERDPELSAITRENAIAAIATDGSRQPTPSDVPGRAVALREALHGNTNGVLSVGEKAMMAEWLDRLADQVDG, encoded by the coding sequence ATGAATGGTCAGCGGACCCGGACACCCGGCCCCGAAGCGGCAGAGAAGGTGCTGGAAGCCGCGGCCGCACTCCTCGGCTCCGGCGGCGTCGACGCGGTCTCGACCAGGGCCGTCGCGTCGGCGGCGGGCGTGCAGCCGCCGACGATCTATCGGCAATTCGGCGACAAGCAGGGCCTGCTGGATGCCGTAACGGGATACGTGTTGCAGAGCTACTTAGAGGACAAGCGCCGCGCCGTCGTCACCGACGACCCCGTGCAGGACTTCCGCGACTCCTGGGACCTGCATGTCGGTTTCGGCCTGACCCATCCCGATTGCTACATCCTCGCCTACGTCCAGCCGCACCCCGGCAGGATGCCGGCACTGGCCCGCGAATCGATCGAGATCCTGCACGGGCTGATCGCGCGGATCGGCGATTACGGCCTGCTCAAGATGAGCGTCAAGCGTGCCGTGGAGTACGTGCATGCCGCGGCGGTGGGCTATGTGCTGGCCCAGGTTCGTGTTCCAGTCGAGGAACGCGACCCGGAGTTGTCGGCCATCACACGCGAGAACGCCATCGCCGCGATAGCGACGGACGGCTCGCGGCAGCCGACTCCTTCGGATGTTCCCGGGCGCGCGGTCGCCTTGCGAGAGGCGTTGCACGGCAACACTAATGGTGTGTTGAGCGTGGGCGAAAAGGCGATGATGGCCGAGTGGCTCGACCGGTTGGCCGATCAGGTGGACGGGTAG
- a CDS encoding cyclic nucleotide-binding domain-containing protein, which produces MAFAASRRLVRNRQLCTLMAAWTAFYIGAFSHFVLVVTFLFAAGGASTVGVATVAVTLPAGLLGPLAAPLAASARPELHLAFGIGSRCVAMAATIATVLSHGSIDVVLVLVTVESLLSAGVRPLHGALVVRLSNTAGEAAAGNALTSSLVSAAALAGPALAGTALDFVGIAWAFALPAFFFAVAMAAALLIRVPRADEDSSRSSGGSAAPRGSQLKLLGAGFRGIFSSRAAAAATMLFAVNVIVLGVWYVGAAPVAAHRLHLGKGGVATIMAFYGAGGLVGALATLSIVTWRRLAGVLGAGLLGLAAVFAALGTIGSPPVGLALAAVLGAAGAVIYAIAPTLVQRGVSREAMVPAVATLQSLYLVGEAAGAVVTPLLLGSLGVAATFGLVGGVTALATLLAWPQLRGADKLSDEDAAKLAVIRAAPMLQPLPALALEQLARVATRVAVPAGCEVFRQGDRGDRLYVIAAGLAEIAVDGSRVATLGPGGSFGEIALLHKAPRSSTVTAREDLDLIAIEGEEFLSALSTDSVSVGRVGRIVRARMDTPPVAERFVELSRDDALSGGAARELLAAQPPMATIEATALGELADTARVLAAGDGALITREGDYGDTYYVIVDGAATVFEGDTEIRELRPGDGFGELAILRDVPRTATVRALGDTTLLAVDRDAFHRARHLG; this is translated from the coding sequence GTGGCCTTTGCCGCGAGTCGCAGGTTGGTGCGTAACCGACAGTTGTGCACGCTGATGGCGGCGTGGACTGCCTTTTATATCGGCGCGTTTTCACACTTCGTCCTGGTCGTCACGTTCCTGTTCGCGGCGGGCGGTGCCTCCACCGTCGGTGTGGCGACCGTGGCGGTCACGCTGCCGGCCGGGCTGCTCGGGCCGCTGGCGGCGCCACTGGCCGCGAGTGCGCGCCCGGAGCTTCATCTGGCTTTCGGGATCGGAAGTCGTTGTGTGGCAATGGCCGCGACCATCGCCACGGTGCTCAGCCACGGGTCGATCGACGTGGTGTTGGTGCTCGTCACCGTGGAGTCGCTGTTGTCGGCGGGGGTGCGGCCGCTGCACGGCGCGCTGGTGGTCCGGCTTTCCAACACTGCCGGCGAGGCGGCCGCGGGAAACGCACTGACCAGCTCACTGGTCAGTGCGGCTGCGCTGGCCGGGCCGGCGCTGGCGGGAACGGCGCTGGATTTCGTGGGAATCGCGTGGGCGTTTGCGCTCCCGGCTTTTTTCTTTGCCGTCGCGATGGCAGCGGCGCTGCTGATCCGGGTGCCGCGCGCCGACGAAGACTCATCCCGTAGTTCGGGAGGGTCGGCGGCTCCGCGGGGATCACAACTCAAATTGCTCGGGGCCGGGTTTCGCGGGATTTTTTCCAGCCGCGCTGCCGCCGCGGCCACGATGCTGTTCGCCGTCAACGTGATTGTGCTGGGCGTCTGGTACGTCGGCGCCGCGCCGGTCGCCGCACACCGGCTGCATCTGGGGAAGGGCGGCGTCGCCACCATCATGGCGTTCTACGGCGCCGGGGGATTGGTCGGCGCGCTGGCGACACTGTCGATCGTTACGTGGCGCCGCCTGGCCGGCGTGCTCGGCGCGGGGCTGCTCGGCCTGGCGGCCGTTTTCGCCGCGCTGGGAACGATCGGCTCGCCACCCGTCGGCCTGGCGCTTGCCGCTGTCCTGGGCGCCGCGGGCGCCGTGATTTATGCCATCGCGCCGACGTTGGTGCAGCGCGGCGTCTCACGCGAGGCGATGGTCCCGGCGGTTGCGACGTTGCAGAGCTTGTACCTCGTTGGCGAGGCCGCCGGTGCCGTCGTCACGCCACTGCTCCTCGGATCGTTAGGAGTTGCAGCCACTTTCGGCCTCGTGGGTGGTGTGACAGCCCTGGCTACGCTGTTGGCGTGGCCGCAGCTGCGCGGTGCCGACAAGCTCAGCGATGAGGACGCGGCCAAGCTGGCCGTGATTCGCGCCGCTCCGATGCTGCAACCGCTTCCGGCGCTGGCACTCGAACAACTCGCTCGAGTCGCGACGCGCGTCGCAGTGCCCGCGGGCTGCGAGGTCTTCCGGCAGGGCGACCGCGGTGACCGCTTGTACGTCATCGCCGCCGGCCTGGCCGAGATCGCCGTCGACGGTAGCCGGGTGGCGACGCTGGGTCCCGGCGGGTCGTTCGGGGAAATTGCCTTGCTGCACAAGGCGCCACGCTCCTCCACGGTGACGGCGCGCGAGGACCTCGATCTGATCGCCATCGAGGGCGAGGAATTCCTCAGCGCGCTGTCGACCGACAGCGTGTCGGTCGGCCGCGTCGGCCGAATTGTCCGCGCCCGAATGGACACCCCGCCGGTCGCCGAGCGCTTCGTCGAGTTGAGTCGCGACGACGCGTTGAGCGGCGGGGCCGCCCGCGAGTTGCTTGCCGCGCAGCCGCCGATGGCCACGATCGAGGCAACAGCGCTGGGTGAGCTTGCCGATACGGCGCGGGTGCTCGCGGCCGGCGACGGTGCACTGATCACCCGCGAGGGCGACTACGGCGATACGTACTACGTGATCGTCGACGGCGCCGCAACGGTTTTCGAGGGCGACACCGAGATCCGTGAACTGCGGCCCGGTGACGGATTCGGCGAGCTGGCGATCCTGCGCGACGTCCCCCGCACGGCCACCGTGCGGGCATTGGGCGACACCACATTGTTGGCCGTCGACCGCGACGCGTTTCACCGCGCCCGGCACCTCGGCTAG
- a CDS encoding GAP family protein has product MRGLLPVAGSSSSLLTTLIPLALVNAVSPLTIIPAVLVLHAPRPRPAGLAFLVGWLVGLAAETALFVAGSGALGDVHKSSPPTWASWLRVVLGSALILFGIYRWVTRHGHTETPKWMRSFETITPRRAGITGLVLTVVRVEVLFMCLAAGLAIGTSGLDDVDKVSSGIVFVAISASTVALPILAYVAAGHRLDDFLERLKNWMAKNNAALLAVVLVLIGAMVLHNGIRAL; this is encoded by the coding sequence ATGAGAGGATTGCTGCCCGTGGCAGGAAGCTCGAGCTCGCTGTTGACCACGCTCATTCCGCTGGCGCTCGTGAATGCCGTCTCTCCGCTGACGATCATCCCGGCCGTGCTGGTGCTGCACGCGCCGCGGCCCCGGCCCGCTGGGCTGGCCTTCCTGGTCGGCTGGTTGGTCGGGCTGGCGGCCGAGACCGCGCTTTTCGTCGCGGGTTCCGGTGCGCTCGGCGATGTGCACAAGTCGTCGCCACCGACGTGGGCGTCCTGGCTGCGGGTGGTCCTCGGGTCCGCGCTGATCCTGTTCGGCATTTACCGGTGGGTGACCCGGCATGGTCACACCGAGACGCCGAAGTGGATGCGGTCGTTCGAAACCATCACCCCGAGGCGGGCGGGCATCACGGGACTGGTCTTGACGGTGGTCCGGGTCGAGGTGCTGTTCATGTGCTTGGCCGCCGGATTGGCCATCGGCACCAGCGGGCTCGACGATGTCGACAAGGTGTCATCCGGCATCGTCTTCGTCGCCATCTCCGCGTCGACGGTCGCGCTTCCCATCTTGGCCTACGTCGCCGCGGGCCATCGCCTCGACGATTTCCTGGAACGCCTCAAAAACTGGATGGCGAAAAACAATGCCGCGCTGCTGGCCGTAGTTCTGGTGTTGATCGGTGCGATGGTGCTGCACAACGGAATTCGCGCGTTGTAG
- a CDS encoding serine/threonine-protein kinase produces the protein MPLAVGEEFAGYTILQVLGAGAMGTVYLVQHPRLPRQDALKVLSVDLTTDPHYRTRFLREADIAASLSHPNIVGIHDRGASDDQFWIAIDFVRGTDAAKLLREHHPRGVPVGQAIQIIDAVGSALDYAHQQGLLHRDVKPANILIADPGSDSQRVFLADFGIARHVDDTGLTATNIAVGTVAYAAPEQLTGYLIDGRADQYALACTAFHLLAGSQPYDHPSAAVVIGKHVTAPPPPIGERVPELAPLNPVFAKAMAKDPADRFARCQDFTRELQRALDAGVDATRFAPVSVPPSPGGKSGGRRTRLVIAVAAAIALLIGGGIFAAVKLTGHHGPNAAASHTPPPNSGPFTGAYTADLGPQLNILGKEVQGAPPPGKETWNLRSMCGTGGCVATAMKTAGPFTGHATDMIFDDLAGRWIAVYVRPAKCRDQDVEGWNLVWLQPRPDGSMSGEWITDAVDCYYKRNVTFTRNGDTDVASLPDPAAQPARVVSAGQGLHGVYHSKVTFSSGRPPPEQDFRVDTVCLRTGDRCVTRLVLTDDSGGILLFFANGTWTRNNEEDMTCPDGRTSRRKISGVFPAPIPPQDPIMQLSGHGHNEESGGSSCVNYDYQQVLNRTGN, from the coding sequence ATGCCGCTCGCGGTCGGCGAAGAATTCGCGGGATACACCATCCTGCAGGTGCTCGGCGCCGGTGCGATGGGCACCGTCTACCTGGTGCAGCATCCCCGGTTGCCGCGCCAAGACGCGCTGAAGGTGCTCTCGGTCGACCTGACCACCGATCCGCACTACCGGACCAGGTTTCTGCGCGAAGCCGACATCGCGGCCAGCCTGTCGCATCCGAATATCGTGGGCATCCACGACCGGGGCGCGTCCGATGACCAGTTTTGGATTGCGATCGACTTCGTGCGTGGCACCGACGCGGCCAAACTCCTGCGCGAGCATCATCCGCGAGGGGTGCCGGTAGGCCAGGCGATCCAGATCATCGACGCGGTGGGATCGGCGCTGGACTACGCGCATCAGCAGGGCCTGCTGCATCGAGACGTCAAACCGGCGAACATCTTGATCGCCGATCCGGGGTCGGACTCGCAACGAGTGTTCTTGGCCGACTTCGGGATTGCACGTCATGTCGACGACACGGGTCTGACCGCGACCAACATCGCTGTCGGCACGGTCGCCTACGCGGCGCCCGAGCAGTTGACGGGCTACTTGATCGACGGACGCGCCGATCAATATGCGTTGGCCTGCACCGCATTCCACTTGCTCGCGGGTTCGCAACCCTACGACCACCCCAGCGCGGCGGTCGTCATCGGCAAGCATGTGACGGCTCCGCCGCCGCCGATCGGCGAACGCGTCCCCGAATTGGCCCCGCTGAACCCGGTATTCGCCAAGGCGATGGCCAAGGACCCGGCCGATCGGTTCGCCCGGTGCCAAGACTTCACCCGCGAGCTGCAGCGCGCGCTCGACGCCGGTGTCGACGCCACGCGGTTCGCGCCGGTCTCCGTCCCGCCGTCACCGGGCGGTAAGTCCGGTGGGCGCCGCACCCGCCTCGTGATTGCCGTGGCCGCGGCCATCGCGTTGCTGATCGGCGGCGGAATTTTCGCGGCCGTCAAGCTCACCGGACACCACGGTCCGAACGCGGCGGCGTCGCACACCCCGCCGCCCAATAGCGGCCCTTTCACCGGCGCCTACACCGCCGACTTGGGCCCCCAGCTCAACATCCTGGGCAAGGAGGTGCAAGGCGCGCCACCGCCCGGCAAAGAGACGTGGAATCTGCGGTCAATGTGCGGCACCGGCGGTTGCGTGGCCACCGCGATGAAGACTGCCGGGCCATTCACCGGCCACGCGACCGACATGATCTTCGATGATCTGGCGGGCCGCTGGATAGCGGTGTACGTGCGCCCCGCGAAATGTCGCGACCAAGACGTCGAAGGGTGGAATCTCGTGTGGCTCCAACCGCGTCCGGACGGCAGCATGTCCGGCGAATGGATAACGGATGCCGTCGATTGCTACTACAAGCGGAACGTGACCTTTACCCGAAACGGCGACACCGACGTCGCGAGCCTGCCTGACCCTGCCGCCCAGCCCGCCCGGGTGGTGTCTGCGGGACAGGGGCTGCACGGTGTGTACCACTCGAAGGTCACGTTCTCGTCGGGACGCCCGCCCCCAGAGCAGGATTTCCGCGTGGACACTGTCTGCTTACGCACCGGGGACCGGTGCGTAACCCGCCTGGTGCTCACCGATGACAGTGGCGGCATCCTGTTATTTTTCGCGAACGGCACGTGGACGCGAAACAACGAAGAGGACATGACATGTCCGGATGGGCGCACATCGCGCCGCAAGATCAGCGGCGTATTCCCCGCGCCCATCCCGCCCCAAGACCCCATCATGCAGCTCAGCGGGCACGGACACAACGAGGAATCCGGCGGCAGTTCTTGTGTCAACTATGACTACCAACAGGTTTTGAATCGCACCGGTAACTAG
- a CDS encoding bifunctional phosphatase PAP2/diacylglycerol kinase family protein, whose amino-acid sequence MSRGPWQRIRGIKQITRGLGTLDRELFVAVAETPTPLLDTVMPPLTRAADHSKLWFVIAGGLFATRKPVAQRAAARGLVTLGVTSLFTNQIAKRIRPRPRPLYDSVPVVRRAHRRPTSNSLPSGHSASAAAFAVGVGLENPPLGFGLALLAGLVGLSRVATGAHYPGDVVVGLGIGAGIAVLGGKLVPPVVETALPQSEPLRIETPERPDGAGVVFVVNPASGSGTGARVVDEVRAELPNAEIVALGPDDDPEQVLRGAAARAEVLAVGGGDGTVATAAAVAVDAGLPLAVFPAGTFNHFAKDIGCDTVAKTVEAIRSGSVVRVDLVCLNESQIVINTASVGAYPAFVQQREKLEKRIGKPLAGFYAMLHTLRNDQPVRIRYDNKTLLTSLLFLGNSLYLPTGFAPSRRTRMDDGLIDVRILETGRRFATTRILTALALGRLQRSPLYHELQVPEFSFSAVDAPTVIAHDGEVGDEYREASFTAKYRILPVFRPFR is encoded by the coding sequence ATGAGCAGGGGGCCCTGGCAACGCATACGCGGAATCAAGCAGATCACCCGCGGTTTGGGCACCCTCGATCGCGAGTTGTTCGTCGCGGTGGCCGAAACCCCGACCCCACTGCTGGACACGGTGATGCCCCCGCTGACCCGGGCGGCCGACCATTCCAAGCTGTGGTTCGTCATCGCCGGGGGCCTGTTCGCGACCAGGAAGCCCGTCGCGCAGCGCGCCGCGGCCCGTGGACTCGTGACGCTCGGTGTCACAAGCCTGTTCACCAACCAGATCGCCAAGCGAATCCGCCCACGCCCGCGACCGCTCTACGACTCGGTGCCGGTGGTCAGAAGAGCCCACCGCCGCCCGACGTCCAATTCGCTTCCGTCGGGACACTCGGCCAGCGCCGCCGCGTTCGCCGTCGGTGTGGGTCTGGAGAATCCGCCGCTGGGCTTCGGGCTGGCGCTGTTGGCCGGACTGGTCGGATTGTCGCGAGTGGCCACCGGCGCGCATTACCCCGGCGATGTCGTCGTCGGGCTGGGTATCGGCGCCGGGATCGCGGTCCTCGGTGGCAAATTGGTCCCGCCGGTCGTGGAAACCGCTCTGCCGCAATCGGAACCGCTGCGCATCGAGACGCCGGAACGGCCCGACGGCGCCGGCGTGGTGTTCGTGGTCAATCCGGCGTCGGGCAGCGGCACCGGGGCTCGCGTCGTCGACGAGGTTCGTGCGGAGCTGCCGAATGCCGAGATCGTGGCACTCGGTCCCGACGATGACCCCGAGCAGGTGCTGCGCGGCGCCGCCGCGCGGGCCGAGGTGCTTGCGGTCGGTGGCGGCGACGGCACGGTGGCCACCGCCGCGGCGGTCGCGGTCGACGCGGGACTCCCGCTGGCGGTCTTTCCCGCCGGAACGTTCAACCACTTCGCGAAGGACATCGGTTGCGACACCGTGGCCAAGACCGTGGAGGCGATCCGGAGCGGCAGCGTGGTTCGCGTTGATCTGGTGTGCCTCAACGAAAGTCAGATAGTGATCAACACCGCCAGCGTCGGCGCGTACCCCGCGTTCGTGCAGCAGCGCGAGAAGCTGGAGAAACGCATCGGCAAGCCGCTGGCCGGCTTCTACGCGATGCTGCATACGCTGCGCAACGATCAACCCGTCCGAATCCGCTACGACAACAAGACGCTGCTGACATCGCTGCTCTTCCTGGGCAACTCGCTGTATCTGCCCACCGGATTCGCCCCGTCGCGTCGAACTCGCATGGACGACGGCCTGATCGACGTGCGCATCCTCGAAACTGGTCGCCGGTTCGCCACCACGAGGATCCTGACCGCGCTCGCCCTCGGACGGCTGCAGCGCAGCCCGCTCTACCACGAGCTGCAGGTGCCCGAATTCAGCTTCTCGGCCGTTGACGCGCCGACGGTTATCGCGCATGACGGCGAGGTCGGCGACGAATACCGCGAAGCGAGCTTCACCGCGAAATACCGGATTCTGCCGGTGTTCCGGCCATTTCGCTGA
- a CDS encoding HEAT repeat domain-containing protein, with amino-acid sequence MTLVQSPQSLLEDTDWSSLEHAYGPAGEAPFELLHLLTEDAELCGNAIAFLDSAVLHQDTIYSATAPAALFVAAILDDVRTRFVCDSTLPWDDRERPVRAALLEWLGRVAAAAAWEELEPDDDLEDEDTGAVEACRAIRPDVYTCVAPFLDDPDAGVRQEATTAMAHLLQAPELAEFRAAAAERLLRQAADAPPVERAGIALTVGAWGIPPAMFLADEHPGVRACAALTAAHDGVPAALEEIRSALRDPRAADALFDENPPLIWGQMRFALIEALLRRTATFDEIVDEAVAVARMTNAHTVQSDWGPMLVRAFPEAFTSTDALSENQRRFLVAIVENDECWGVIANPYGWLRGVGLPTERDELRSLVDP; translated from the coding sequence GTGACCCTCGTGCAGTCGCCGCAGAGTCTGCTGGAGGACACGGATTGGAGCAGCCTCGAACACGCCTACGGCCCGGCCGGCGAGGCGCCGTTCGAGCTGCTCCATCTGCTGACCGAGGACGCCGAATTATGCGGCAACGCAATCGCTTTCCTCGATTCCGCTGTCCTGCATCAGGACACGATCTACTCCGCGACGGCTCCGGCGGCGCTGTTCGTGGCGGCAATCCTCGACGATGTGCGCACTCGGTTCGTGTGCGACTCAACGCTGCCCTGGGATGATCGCGAGCGGCCGGTGCGGGCCGCGCTGCTCGAATGGCTCGGACGGGTCGCCGCGGCCGCCGCATGGGAAGAGCTCGAACCCGACGACGATCTGGAGGACGAGGATACCGGCGCGGTCGAGGCATGTCGGGCTATTCGGCCCGACGTATATACTTGTGTCGCACCGTTTCTCGATGACCCGGATGCGGGAGTGCGCCAGGAGGCCACCACTGCCATGGCCCATCTGCTGCAAGCCCCGGAACTGGCGGAGTTCCGCGCCGCGGCCGCCGAGCGCTTGTTGCGCCAGGCGGCAGACGCGCCGCCGGTGGAACGAGCGGGCATCGCGCTCACCGTCGGCGCCTGGGGTATTCCACCCGCAATGTTCCTGGCCGACGAGCATCCCGGAGTGCGGGCATGCGCGGCATTGACGGCAGCGCATGACGGCGTGCCGGCGGCGCTCGAGGAGATCCGGTCGGCGCTGCGCGATCCGCGGGCCGCCGACGCGCTTTTCGACGAGAACCCGCCCCTGATCTGGGGCCAGATGCGGTTCGCTCTCATCGAGGCGTTGTTGCGCCGCACCGCGACATTCGACGAGATTGTGGACGAGGCGGTCGCGGTGGCCCGGATGACCAATGCCCACACGGTCCAATCCGATTGGGGCCCAATGCTTGTGCGCGCTTTTCCGGAGGCCTTTACGTCGACCGATGCGCTGTCCGAGAACCAGCGGCGCTTCCTGGTGGCGATCGTCGAGAACGACGAGTGCTGGGGCGTCATCGCCAATCCCTACGGCTGGCTCCGCGGCGTCGGGCTGCCCACCGAGCGTGACGAACTACGTTCCCTCGTCGACCCCTAG
- a CDS encoding GMC family oxidoreductase, protein MSSTSKPTSSYDVVVVGAGVAGSVIASRLSEQPGTRVLLLEAGRATPPPASATPHLWPTMIGGPADWGDSTTVQSATGSSIRLVRGRGIGGSSATNAMMFVRGHRTSYATWEHVGAKRWGYDDLLPYFKRCESATGGDPALRGDSGPMQIAEIDPLHPVAVAGLDAAAQCGYRRAADISGGQEVGFGPAFLNIVDGKRLSAADAYLLPALHRPNLEFVAETTVHRLRIENGRCTGVEYSTGDGTSVSVACSGEVVLAAGTIGSAQLLMLSGVGPAQHLRDVGVGVTLDLPGVGSNLHDHVMAPVVYSCTRPLPPSAGGHGEAFGLIQTEYAGEGPDAQLLFINSTGIGLPGDDGSVVGYVIAVSVMLPYSRGSVRLSGPNAGVLPIVDPNYLGDERDLRTLVAAVRVARKIGAASAYDPWRGAEVAPGPDADDDDALRNFVKAAYQSYFHPVGTCAMGDTEVSVVDSELRVHGISGLRVADGSVMPSVPSANTAATVYAIAERAAEMIGG, encoded by the coding sequence ATGTCTTCAACATCGAAACCAACGAGCAGCTACGACGTCGTCGTCGTCGGCGCCGGCGTCGCCGGTTCGGTAATCGCCAGCCGACTCTCGGAGCAGCCCGGCACCCGGGTGTTGCTGCTGGAAGCCGGCCGGGCGACCCCGCCTCCGGCCAGTGCGACTCCGCACCTGTGGCCCACGATGATCGGCGGTCCGGCCGACTGGGGTGACTCGACGACCGTGCAGTCGGCCACCGGGTCGTCAATCCGGCTGGTCCGGGGCCGGGGCATCGGGGGATCATCGGCGACCAACGCCATGATGTTTGTCCGCGGACACCGGACCAGCTACGCCACCTGGGAGCACGTCGGCGCCAAACGCTGGGGATACGACGACCTGCTGCCGTACTTCAAGCGCTGCGAATCCGCCACCGGTGGCGATCCGGCGCTGCGTGGCGATAGCGGTCCGATGCAGATCGCCGAGATCGATCCGCTGCATCCGGTCGCGGTCGCCGGCCTCGACGCCGCGGCGCAGTGCGGATACCGCCGGGCCGCCGACATCAGCGGGGGGCAGGAAGTCGGCTTCGGCCCGGCCTTCCTCAACATCGTCGACGGGAAGCGGCTCAGCGCCGCCGACGCGTATCTGCTGCCGGCACTGCACCGGCCGAACCTCGAGTTCGTCGCCGAGACCACGGTGCACCGGCTGCGGATCGAGAACGGGCGCTGCACCGGCGTGGAATACAGCACGGGCGACGGGACCTCGGTTTCGGTCGCATGCTCGGGTGAAGTGGTGTTGGCCGCGGGCACGATCGGCTCGGCCCAGTTGCTGATGCTCTCGGGAGTTGGTCCGGCACAACACCTTCGGGACGTCGGCGTCGGGGTGACACTCGACCTACCCGGCGTCGGTTCCAATCTTCATGACCACGTCATGGCGCCGGTGGTGTACAGCTGCACCCGGCCGTTGCCACCCAGCGCCGGCGGCCACGGCGAGGCGTTCGGATTGATCCAGACCGAGTACGCCGGCGAGGGCCCCGACGCGCAACTGCTCTTCATCAACTCCACCGGCATCGGCCTGCCGGGCGACGACGGCAGCGTCGTCGGCTATGTGATCGCGGTCTCGGTGATGCTGCCGTACAGCCGCGGCAGCGTGCGGCTGTCCGGCCCGAATGCCGGCGTGCTGCCAATCGTCGACCCGAACTACCTCGGCGACGAGCGCGACCTGCGCACCCTGGTAGCCGCCGTGCGGGTGGCCCGAAAGATCGGTGCCGCAAGTGCTTACGACCCATGGCGGGGCGCCGAGGTGGCGCCTGGACCCGACGCCGACGACGACGATGCCTTGCGCAACTTCGTGAAGGCCGCCTACCAGTCGTACTTCCACCCGGTGGGAACGTGCGCGATGGGCGATACGGAGGTGTCGGTGGTCGACAGCGAATTGCGGGTGCACGGCATCAGTGGCCTGCGGGTCGCCGACGGATCGGTGATGCCGTCGGTCCCGTCGGCCAATACGGCCGCGACGGTCTATGCGATCGCCGAGCGGGCCGCCGAGATGATCGGCGGGTGA